A genomic window from Deltaproteobacteria bacterium includes:
- a CDS encoding aromatic-ring-hydroxylating dioxygenase subunit beta, producing MHREVEAFLFDEAALLDEWRLDEWLALFTDDARYVVPSTDTPNGDPRETLTLIDDDIARLRGRVERLNSRHAHREFPWSRTRRLISNVRITDVKEEGIQVQASFLVYRIRADAVDPLIGHYEYTLRRIGSALKIAHRKAVLDLEALRPHGTVSIIL from the coding sequence CTGCACCGCGAAGTCGAAGCCTTTCTCTTCGACGAAGCGGCGCTGCTCGACGAGTGGCGCTTGGATGAATGGCTGGCGCTGTTCACCGATGACGCACGCTACGTCGTGCCGTCGACGGACACGCCGAATGGCGACCCGCGCGAGACGCTGACTTTGATCGACGACGACATCGCGCGCCTTCGCGGGCGCGTGGAGCGGCTGAACAGCCGCCACGCGCACCGAGAATTCCCCTGGTCTCGGACACGTCGCTTGATCTCCAACGTCCGCATCACTGATGTTAAGGAAGAAGGCATCCAAGTCCAAGCATCGTTTCTTGTCTATCGCATCCGCGCCGACGCCGTCGATCCGCTGATCGGTCACTACGAGTACACCCTGCGCCGCATCGGTAGCGCATTGAAAATCGCTCACCGCAAAGCCGTTCTCGATTTGGAAGCGCTGCGGCCGCACGGCACGGTGAGCATCATCCTCTGA
- a CDS encoding RNA-binding transcriptional accessory protein codes for MAEGFSETTQVKITQTIAAELNVGAHQVAAAVGLLDEGATVPFIARYRKEVTGNLDDTQLRTLEERLIYLRELEERRATILASIEEQGKLTDELRASIEAAATKQVLEDLYLPYKPKRRTKAQIAREAGLEPLADSLLKNPALDPQTEAAKYVNDKPAAENGVPDVKTALEGARDILAERFAETAGLLVKLRTRMWEQGIVTSKVMKDKESAEDEKFRDYYAYTETIRTIPSHRALALFRGQNLGVLALDLTLDEKQEEISPHPCVAMIASHFGIEDRARPADKWLLDACNWTWRTKAHLHTGTELLMQLREAAEAEAIRIFGRNLRELLLAAPAGPKAVLGLDPGIRTGCKVAVVDATGKLLETTTIYPHEPRKDWDGSLVTLARMIVQHNVDLIAIGNGTASRETDKLAGEVMKLIASKMPERKVNKIVVSEAGASVYSASATAAAEFPELDVSLRGAVSIGRRLQDPLAELVKIEPKSIGVGQYQHDVNQRALARTLDATVEDCVNAVGVDVNTASAPLLARVSGLNSGLAKNIVEFRNTNGAFANRTLLRKVPRMGDKTFEQAAGFLRINNGDNPLDRSAVHPEAYPVVERILTKVGKGIGEVMGQAAILKELKPEHFTDEKFGVPTVKDILTELEKPGRDPRPEFKTATFQEGVETLADLQPGMILEGVVTNVAAFGAFVDIGVHQDGLVHVSALANKFVKDPHEIVKPGQIVKVKVLDVDIKRQRISLTMRLSEPSAPAAQSSEAREKPANAPRPQQQRRPTPPQQQQKRPPQPQGLIALALEKARTKK; via the coding sequence ATGGCTGAAGGATTTTCCGAAACCACCCAGGTCAAAATCACGCAGACTATCGCCGCCGAGCTTAACGTCGGCGCCCATCAAGTCGCTGCCGCTGTAGGGCTGCTCGATGAGGGCGCCACCGTGCCCTTCATTGCGCGATATCGAAAAGAAGTGACCGGAAATCTCGATGACACGCAGCTGCGCACTCTCGAAGAACGGCTGATCTATCTGCGCGAGCTGGAGGAGCGGCGGGCGACGATCCTTGCGTCAATCGAAGAGCAGGGCAAACTCACTGACGAGCTGCGCGCTAGCATTGAAGCGGCGGCCACCAAACAAGTGTTGGAAGATCTCTATCTTCCCTACAAACCCAAGCGCCGCACAAAAGCGCAGATCGCGCGCGAGGCTGGGCTGGAGCCTTTAGCCGATTCGCTGCTGAAAAATCCGGCTCTCGATCCGCAAACGGAAGCGGCGAAATATGTCAACGACAAACCGGCGGCGGAGAACGGTGTGCCGGATGTCAAAACTGCCCTCGAAGGCGCGCGTGACATTCTTGCCGAGCGTTTCGCCGAGACGGCGGGCTTACTTGTTAAGTTGCGGACGCGGATGTGGGAGCAAGGCATCGTTACGTCTAAAGTGATGAAAGACAAAGAGAGCGCCGAGGACGAGAAGTTTCGCGACTACTATGCCTACACAGAAACCATTCGCACCATTCCTTCGCACCGCGCGCTGGCGTTGTTTCGCGGCCAAAACTTGGGCGTCTTGGCGCTCGACCTCACGCTTGACGAAAAGCAGGAGGAGATTTCACCGCATCCCTGCGTCGCCATGATCGCCAGCCACTTTGGCATCGAGGACCGCGCCCGTCCGGCGGACAAATGGCTTCTCGACGCGTGCAATTGGACCTGGCGCACCAAGGCCCATCTGCACACCGGTACGGAGCTTCTAATGCAACTGCGCGAAGCCGCCGAGGCGGAAGCAATCCGCATCTTCGGGCGCAACCTGCGCGAGCTCTTGCTCGCGGCGCCGGCGGGGCCGAAGGCCGTGCTCGGCCTCGACCCGGGCATCCGCACCGGCTGTAAAGTGGCGGTGGTGGACGCCACGGGAAAACTGCTGGAAACCACCACGATCTATCCGCATGAGCCACGCAAAGATTGGGACGGCTCGTTAGTAACTTTGGCGCGCATGATCGTACAGCACAACGTCGATCTGATCGCCATCGGCAACGGCACGGCGAGCCGCGAGACGGACAAGCTTGCAGGCGAAGTGATGAAATTGATCGCCAGCAAAATGCCGGAACGAAAAGTGAACAAAATCGTAGTCAGTGAAGCGGGCGCGTCGGTGTATTCCGCATCGGCTACCGCCGCGGCGGAATTTCCTGAGTTAGACGTGAGCCTGCGCGGCGCCGTGTCTATCGGGCGCCGCCTGCAAGATCCGCTAGCGGAGTTGGTCAAGATCGAGCCCAAATCCATCGGCGTCGGCCAGTATCAACACGACGTCAACCAGCGCGCGCTGGCGCGCACGTTGGATGCCACTGTCGAAGACTGCGTCAACGCCGTCGGCGTCGACGTGAACACGGCATCCGCGCCGTTGCTTGCGCGGGTCTCGGGACTCAACAGCGGGCTGGCGAAAAACATCGTTGAGTTTCGTAATACCAACGGCGCGTTTGCCAATCGCACGTTGCTGCGCAAAGTGCCGCGCATGGGCGACAAGACTTTCGAGCAAGCCGCCGGTTTTTTACGCATCAACAACGGCGACAATCCGCTCGATCGATCAGCCGTCCATCCGGAAGCCTACCCCGTAGTGGAAAGAATCCTCACCAAGGTCGGCAAAGGCATCGGCGAAGTGATGGGGCAAGCGGCGATTCTAAAAGAGCTCAAGCCGGAACATTTCACTGATGAAAAGTTCGGCGTGCCGACGGTGAAAGATATTCTAACGGAATTAGAAAAGCCCGGCCGCGACCCGCGGCCGGAATTCAAAACCGCGACCTTTCAGGAAGGCGTCGAGACGCTCGCCGATTTGCAGCCCGGCATGATCCTCGAAGGCGTCGTCACTAACGTCGCCGCCTTCGGTGCCTTCGTCGACATCGGCGTGCATCAAGACGGCCTGGTCCACGTCTCGGCTTTGGCGAATAAATTCGTCAAAGACCCGCATGAAATCGTCAAGCCCGGGCAGATCGTGAAAGTTAAGGTGCTCGACGTCGACATCAAGCGCCAGCGCATCTCGCTGACTATGCGATTGAGCGAGCCTTCAGCGCCCGCAGCGCAATCCAGTGAAGCGCGGGAGAAACCCGCGAACGCACCCCGTCCGCAACAGCAGCGACGTCCAACGCCGCCGCAACAACAACAAAAACGGCCACCGCAACCGCAGGGCTTGATCGCCCTGGCGCTGGAGAAAGCACGGACTAAGAAGTAA
- a CDS encoding Rieske 2Fe-2S domain-containing protein, whose product MQSLIHEERERGIFRVHRAALTEPEISAVERKRIFDNCWLYLGHESEVKNRGDFRRRTVAGRPLFWVRGSDGQVRAFHNTCTHWGANVCRVDAGNAETFQCFYHAWTFSNCGELISIPDEAGYAKKFDKSELGLMPVPRLENYRGLYFVSYNPEIVDLATYLGNAREYLDLILDQSAAGWELVPGTQKYGVRANWKMFSLNSLDSYHVKPLHATFFKYTQSLGPGDPQPPLPDFPGEEGRALDLGNGHGVDIFAARDRARPIANWHPILGAETKEEIRLTRANLVQNFGEQRAYLMCNTNRLMLIYPNFALHDIAGVSLRYFEPTGADTMDVTVQTLAPVGESATLRARRLENFVSFLGPGGFAHPDDLEAMESAQRGFSAGGPQWIDVSKGMHRDGTAIDENHVRSFWRQWRANMGAD is encoded by the coding sequence ATGCAATCGCTCATTCACGAAGAGCGCGAGCGCGGCATCTTTCGGGTGCACCGCGCCGCACTCACCGAGCCTGAGATTAGCGCCGTAGAGCGCAAACGGATATTCGACAACTGCTGGCTCTATCTCGGCCACGAGTCGGAAGTGAAAAACCGCGGCGACTTTCGCCGCCGCACGGTGGCCGGGCGGCCGCTGTTTTGGGTGCGCGGCAGCGACGGACAAGTGCGCGCGTTTCACAACACCTGCACCCACTGGGGCGCCAACGTTTGCCGCGTCGACGCCGGCAATGCCGAGACGTTTCAGTGCTTCTATCATGCCTGGACGTTTAGCAACTGCGGCGAGCTGATCAGCATTCCCGACGAGGCTGGCTATGCCAAGAAATTCGACAAATCTGAGCTTGGACTGATGCCGGTGCCGCGGTTGGAAAATTACCGCGGCCTTTATTTCGTCAGCTACAATCCAGAGATTGTCGATCTTGCCACCTATCTTGGCAATGCCAGAGAGTATCTCGATCTGATCCTCGATCAATCTGCGGCGGGCTGGGAATTGGTGCCGGGCACACAAAAATACGGCGTGCGCGCCAACTGGAAAATGTTTTCGCTCAACAGCCTCGACAGCTACCACGTCAAACCGCTTCACGCGACCTTTTTCAAATATACGCAGAGCCTAGGGCCTGGCGACCCGCAGCCGCCGCTGCCGGACTTCCCCGGCGAAGAGGGTCGGGCGCTCGATCTCGGCAATGGCCACGGCGTCGATATCTTCGCCGCCCGTGACCGCGCCCGGCCGATCGCCAACTGGCATCCGATCCTTGGCGCGGAGACTAAAGAAGAGATTCGCCTGACCCGCGCAAATCTAGTGCAAAACTTCGGGGAGCAGCGCGCTTACTTGATGTGCAACACCAACCGCTTGATGCTGATTTATCCCAACTTTGCGCTGCACGACATCGCTGGCGTGAGCCTGCGCTACTTCGAGCCCACCGGCGCGGATACCATGGACGTGACCGTGCAGACCCTGGCGCCGGTGGGCGAATCAGCAACCCTGCGCGCTCGCCGGCTGGAAAATTTTGTCAGCTTCCTCGGCCCCGGCGGCTTCGCCCATCCCGACGATCTCGAAGCGATGGAGTCGGCCCAGCGCGGCTTTAGCGCCGGCGGCCCGCAATGGATCGACGTATCAAAAGGCATGCACCGTGACGGCACGGCGATCGATGAAAATCATGTCCGGTCTTTCTGGCGCCAATGGCGGGCGAATATGGGAGCGGATTGA
- a CDS encoding ABC transporter substrate-binding protein, which translates to MKNPISPFVRLYIVASLAALLCHSLAAAQASKSGQPIRFGVAGISGSNSHPFVSKQLGLFAKHNSDVELVAFQGGTQLVQAMLSGEMPMGLIDGPPILAANLAGANFVFIAGNVNTFPYNIVSRAEIRTAQDLRGKKIGISRFGAASDTSTRLALEREHLRPEKDVTILQIGGQTERFAALRAGVIDATIVSPPFNLVARRLGFTDLIDISQTGIAYPHLHVAARRDFIERSPEQALRFLKGFIEGTSHWKDPARKESVIAAVARFLKLDRDKDREQLDETFRYYGKIFPAKPHPTAEGMDYALELLKKTRPEAKNLKARDYISNRFIDELEKEGFLAQVFRGL; encoded by the coding sequence ATGAAGAACCCTATTTCACCTTTCGTTCGGTTGTATATCGTTGCCTCGCTCGCGGCGTTGCTTTGTCATTCGCTCGCAGCCGCACAGGCATCAAAGTCCGGCCAGCCGATTCGCTTCGGCGTCGCCGGCATCAGCGGCAGCAACTCCCATCCGTTTGTCAGCAAGCAACTCGGCCTCTTTGCCAAGCACAACTCGGATGTCGAGCTGGTGGCGTTTCAAGGCGGCACGCAGTTAGTCCAGGCGATGTTATCGGGTGAAATGCCCATGGGACTGATCGACGGGCCGCCGATCTTGGCGGCGAATCTCGCCGGCGCCAATTTCGTTTTCATCGCCGGCAACGTCAACACGTTCCCTTACAACATCGTGTCGCGCGCCGAGATCCGCACGGCGCAAGATCTGAGAGGCAAGAAAATCGGCATCAGCCGCTTTGGCGCGGCGTCTGACACCTCGACCCGCCTCGCGCTGGAGCGCGAGCACCTTCGTCCTGAAAAAGACGTGACGATTCTGCAGATCGGCGGGCAGACCGAACGCTTCGCCGCGCTGCGCGCCGGAGTGATCGATGCGACCATTGTTAGCCCGCCATTTAACCTCGTGGCACGCCGCCTGGGATTCACCGACTTGATCGACATCTCTCAAACCGGCATCGCTTATCCGCATCTGCACGTGGCGGCGCGGCGCGATTTTATCGAACGCAGCCCGGAACAAGCGTTGCGTTTCTTGAAAGGCTTTATCGAAGGCACGAGCCATTGGAAAGATCCGGCGAGGAAAGAATCGGTCATCGCCGCCGTCGCGCGCTTTCTCAAGCTCGACCGCGACAAAGATCGCGAGCAGCTCGATGAGACTTTTCGCTACTACGGCAAAATTTTTCCAGCCAAACCACATCCGACTGCGGAAGGTATGGACTACGCTCTGGAGCTGCTCAAAAAGACCCGGCCAGAAGCAAAGAACTTAAAGGCGCGGGACTATATCTCAAATCGCTTCATCGATGAGCTGGAGAAGGAAGGCTTTCTCGCACAGGTGTTTCGCGGACTGTGA
- a CDS encoding amidohydrolase yields MANLAAIDADGHVIESESEIRKYLSDPWNKRSTALRPGDQPWDNYMFDHFVTERTWSKLPSSEQVKRWVEIIDQHEIETAVCFPTGSGAVVRLQELKFQIAVARAVNDHFAADYNARSPRIKCVGVLPMRSPQAAAEEIERACKEKGLIGFEILPVGLPAALGDPIYDPVYAAAEKCGAVLGIHGTRSWSREVGAAGLNTFAEVHAYAFTAGILLQFTSMICQGVPVRFPKLRFAFLEIGATWLPYYLDRLDEHWEKRAEFEMPHLKEKPSELVRKSQVYFSIESGESQLPAAIDYVGADHFVFASDIPHWDCEFPGNLEQLRKHAKLSDSVKQKLLRDNSKRLFNL; encoded by the coding sequence ATGGCCAATCTCGCTGCGATCGACGCCGATGGTCATGTGATCGAGAGTGAAAGCGAAATCCGCAAATATCTAAGCGACCCGTGGAACAAGCGCTCTACCGCACTGCGCCCGGGCGATCAGCCGTGGGACAACTACATGTTCGATCATTTCGTCACTGAAAGAACATGGAGCAAGCTGCCGTCCAGCGAGCAGGTCAAGCGTTGGGTCGAGATCATAGACCAGCATGAGATCGAAACCGCCGTTTGTTTTCCCACCGGCTCCGGTGCCGTCGTCCGTTTGCAGGAATTGAAATTTCAAATCGCGGTGGCGCGCGCGGTGAACGATCACTTCGCGGCCGACTACAACGCGCGCTCGCCGCGCATCAAATGCGTCGGCGTGTTGCCGATGCGCTCGCCGCAGGCGGCGGCGGAAGAGATCGAGCGCGCCTGCAAAGAAAAAGGGCTGATCGGGTTCGAAATTCTCCCTGTCGGATTACCCGCGGCCTTGGGCGATCCGATTTACGATCCGGTCTACGCGGCGGCTGAGAAATGCGGCGCGGTGCTCGGCATTCACGGCACGCGCAGTTGGTCGCGTGAGGTGGGCGCCGCAGGTTTGAATACTTTTGCCGAAGTGCACGCCTACGCTTTCACCGCGGGGATCTTGCTGCAATTTACCAGCATGATCTGCCAGGGAGTGCCGGTGCGCTTTCCCAAGCTACGCTTCGCCTTCTTGGAAATCGGCGCCACTTGGCTGCCGTATTATTTGGATCGCTTGGACGAGCATTGGGAAAAGCGCGCCGAGTTCGAGATGCCGCATCTTAAGGAAAAGCCCAGTGAGCTCGTGCGTAAATCGCAGGTTTATTTCAGCATCGAGTCCGGCGAGTCGCAGTTACCCGCGGCGATTGACTACGTGGGTGCTGATCACTTTGTCTTCGCCTCCGACATCCCTCACTGGGATTGCGAGTTTCCGGGGAACCTGGAACAGCTGCGCAAGCACGCCAAGCTGTCCGACAGCGTGAAGCAGAAACTTTTGCGCGACAACTCAAAGCGGCTTTTTAACCTATAG
- a CDS encoding alpha/beta hydrolase, with translation MGYTPKNGVTTELIEFESAGRDVQGCLFAPDLNRFRATTTAVVMVHGVEAYWHAAPTMFLGCLLAEEGYTVLGYNGVHSGESFRTSEFETAVQEVGDTIAFMKTRGFDNIFLLGHSLGTPMVEHYQGDRPDNAVKALGVYGPHINIPQVTRDSLLGPELYATFRAECRALVAAGKGDEIKLLPFREGRVVITSAKTFLSYRDVETSKANIEPMIRNIKVPFLIVYDSGDNIQSKGSVTTRESIALRIKENAVNSRKADVLVIPSSPGNSPFQAHLFVNNEKLVTQKTVEWLKSVGLTPTAR, from the coding sequence ATGGGCTACACACCGAAAAATGGCGTCACTACTGAACTGATCGAATTCGAAAGCGCCGGGCGCGACGTCCAAGGCTGTCTCTTTGCTCCCGACCTGAACAGGTTTCGTGCCACCACAACCGCGGTCGTGATGGTTCACGGCGTCGAGGCCTACTGGCACGCGGCGCCGACTATGTTTCTCGGCTGCCTGCTCGCCGAGGAAGGCTACACGGTGCTCGGCTACAACGGCGTTCACTCGGGTGAGAGTTTTCGCACCTCGGAATTCGAAACCGCCGTGCAAGAAGTCGGCGATACCATCGCGTTCATGAAAACGCGCGGCTTTGACAACATCTTTCTCCTCGGCCACAGCCTCGGCACACCGATGGTGGAGCATTATCAAGGCGATCGTCCGGATAACGCGGTCAAAGCGCTTGGCGTCTATGGGCCGCACATTAATATTCCCCAAGTCACGCGCGACTCACTCCTTGGCCCTGAGCTCTATGCAACCTTTCGCGCCGAATGCCGCGCGCTAGTCGCCGCCGGCAAAGGCGACGAGATCAAGCTACTGCCTTTTCGAGAAGGCAGAGTCGTTATCACTTCGGCGAAAACCTTTCTCAGCTATCGAGACGTCGAAACCAGCAAAGCCAACATCGAACCAATGATCCGTAACATCAAAGTGCCGTTTCTGATCGTCTACGACTCCGGCGACAACATTCAAAGCAAAGGCAGCGTGACAACGCGGGAATCCATCGCACTGCGCATTAAAGAAAATGCCGTCAATTCACGCAAAGCCGACGTGCTGGTTATCCCATCGAGTCCGGGAAACTCCCCGTTTCAAGCCCACCTGTTCGTTAATAACGAAAAGCTCGTCACACAAAAAACCGTCGAGTGGCTAAAGAGCGTCGGCTTGACGCCAACGGCGCGGTGA
- a CDS encoding alpha/beta hydrolase, translated as MASADSSARSFAGYADLPGVRLWYTDSGGSGVPLILLHANTGNADGWQYNTPGFAAAGYRVIAFDRRGWGRSTANPDSGPQPGTIADDLHALVEHLKIDKFHLVGVAGGGFAAYDYVLWHPERLRSLVVAASGGAIVDEELRKLREKTTLPNFPNWPPEFREVSPGYMATNPEGLKLWLEIHDNSRQKDAPVQPQRQTITFEKLKTLCVPTLLMPGDQDLQAPPWVMRRQLAAIAGAEFIVLPEASHSINWEQPEPFNRAVLQFIGGH; from the coding sequence ATGGCATCCGCAGATTCTTCAGCTCGCTCCTTCGCCGGCTACGCCGATCTTCCGGGCGTTCGCCTTTGGTACACCGATAGCGGCGGCAGCGGCGTGCCGCTCATTTTGCTGCACGCCAACACCGGCAATGCCGACGGCTGGCAATACAATACCCCTGGCTTCGCCGCGGCGGGCTATCGTGTGATCGCTTTCGATCGGCGCGGCTGGGGCCGCAGCACGGCCAACCCGGATAGCGGCCCACAGCCGGGGACGATCGCCGACGATCTCCACGCGCTGGTAGAGCATTTAAAGATCGACAAGTTTCATCTCGTCGGTGTCGCCGGCGGCGGCTTTGCCGCCTATGATTACGTGCTCTGGCATCCGGAGCGGCTGCGCAGTTTAGTCGTTGCCGCCAGCGGCGGCGCCATCGTCGACGAAGAGCTGCGCAAGCTGCGCGAGAAAACCACGCTGCCCAATTTTCCTAATTGGCCGCCGGAGTTTCGCGAAGTCAGCCCTGGCTACATGGCGACCAACCCTGAAGGGCTTAAATTGTGGCTGGAAATTCACGACAACTCGCGCCAGAAAGACGCGCCCGTGCAGCCGCAGCGCCAGACGATTACTTTTGAAAAGCTAAAGACGCTTTGTGTGCCGACTTTGTTGATGCCCGGCGATCAGGACTTGCAGGCCCCACCTTGGGTGATGCGCCGCCAGCTCGCCGCCATCGCCGGCGCCGAGTTTATTGTTTTGCCGGAGGCTTCGCACTCGATCAATTGGGAACAGCCCGAACCTTTTAACCGCGCCGTGCTTCAGTTCATTGGCGGACACTAA
- the ligD gene encoding DNA ligase D, producing the protein MKSQSNLDLYRKKRDPQRTPEPFGTARVANGWRFVVHQHGARNLHYDLRLEMDGVLKSWAVPKGPSFHAEEKRLAVHVEDHPIEYGEFEGVIPKDNYGAGSVIIWDHGSYRLVKPGDAMEQLGRGKLEIEFCGYKMRGLWTLVRMAKKDKEWLLLKKADGFTSEADINARYPKSVVSGLTVQEMADLPGKLSALREQLAAAEAPLRDFPARTFTPMLASLQERPPRGEDWLYEVKYDGVRVVAQRQKSAVDLYGRSGQVITNRYPEICRALGRLFVGEFVIDGELVSLDERGRSSFQRLQLRMHLSNPHDIERAMTVAPVEGIFFDCLALDGHDLRALPLVKRKEYLQSVLPPLGRVRYTEYFNVDGEAFFNAASEHELEGIVAKKADSRYVSGRSPNWLKIKCQKREDFIVGGYTDPQGGRGHFGALHLGLYRGDKLVYISKVGTGFDGKMLKLVWDKMQPLKRATAPFDEKTPPGRGHHWVEPRLVCDVRFSDWTDDGGIRHPAFLGLREDKKPQDCRKEEPVPIVLPALEPAGEGDPSAASDIKQVRLTNLKKVFWLKGKYTKGDLIEYYRAISPHLLLYLKDRPLVMTRYPDGIDGKSFFQKDAPDFVPGWIRRVKIYSKDTERDINYIIVNDVETLLYIANMGTIPLHLWSSRVESLERPDWLVMDLDPKGAPFEHVVQVALALHEILEGLRIDNFIKTSGASGMHILIPLGARYTHEQAKNFARLLAVLGNEATSDISTIARPLAARGGKVYIDFGQNGCGVTIAGPFSARPVPGATVSCPLEWHEVNSKLHPSQFTIKNTPARFEKMADPLAPVLQKAIDLEAALGRIEKRISHHEGTKDTKGRERR; encoded by the coding sequence GTGAAATCTCAATCCAACCTCGATCTCTACCGCAAAAAGCGCGACCCGCAGCGGACGCCGGAGCCGTTCGGGACGGCGCGGGTTGCTAACGGCTGGCGCTTTGTCGTGCACCAGCATGGCGCGCGCAATCTGCACTACGATCTGCGCCTGGAAATGGACGGCGTGTTGAAAAGCTGGGCCGTTCCGAAGGGCCCGTCGTTTCACGCCGAGGAGAAGCGGCTCGCGGTCCACGTTGAAGATCATCCGATTGAATACGGCGAATTTGAAGGCGTGATCCCGAAGGACAACTACGGCGCCGGCTCGGTGATCATTTGGGATCACGGCAGCTATCGGCTCGTCAAACCCGGTGATGCCATGGAGCAGCTTGGTCGCGGCAAGTTAGAGATAGAATTCTGCGGCTACAAGATGCGCGGCCTGTGGACGCTGGTGCGCATGGCGAAGAAAGACAAGGAATGGCTGCTGCTGAAAAAAGCCGATGGGTTTACCAGCGAAGCAGACATCAACGCGCGTTACCCAAAGTCGGTCGTCTCTGGGCTCACCGTGCAGGAGATGGCCGATTTGCCGGGGAAATTGTCGGCGCTGCGCGAGCAGCTCGCCGCCGCCGAAGCGCCGCTGCGCGATTTTCCCGCGCGCACGTTTACGCCGATGCTGGCGAGCCTGCAAGAGCGGCCGCCGCGGGGCGAAGACTGGCTCTACGAAGTCAAATATGACGGCGTGCGCGTCGTCGCCCAGCGCCAAAAGAGCGCCGTTGACCTTTACGGCCGCAGTGGACAAGTCATCACCAACCGCTATCCGGAAATCTGCCGCGCGCTGGGTCGCTTGTTTGTCGGCGAGTTTGTTATTGACGGTGAGCTTGTCTCGCTCGACGAGCGCGGCCGGTCGAGCTTCCAGCGTTTGCAGCTGCGCATGCATCTCTCCAACCCACACGACATCGAGCGCGCCATGACCGTGGCGCCGGTGGAGGGGATTTTTTTCGACTGCCTGGCGCTCGATGGCCACGACCTGCGTGCGCTGCCGCTCGTTAAACGCAAAGAATATCTGCAAAGTGTTCTGCCGCCGCTGGGCCGGGTGCGCTACACCGAATACTTCAATGTAGACGGCGAAGCGTTTTTCAATGCCGCTTCTGAACACGAGCTCGAAGGCATCGTCGCTAAGAAGGCCGATAGCCGCTATGTCAGCGGCCGCTCGCCCAATTGGCTAAAGATCAAATGTCAAAAACGTGAAGACTTCATCGTCGGCGGCTACACCGACCCGCAGGGCGGCCGCGGCCATTTTGGTGCGCTGCATTTAGGACTCTATCGCGGTGACAAATTGGTCTACATTTCCAAAGTTGGCACGGGTTTCGATGGCAAGATGCTCAAACTCGTTTGGGACAAGATGCAGCCGCTTAAGCGCGCGACTGCGCCATTCGACGAAAAAACCCCGCCAGGCCGCGGCCATCATTGGGTTGAACCTCGGCTCGTCTGCGATGTGCGGTTTTCTGATTGGACCGACGACGGCGGTATTCGCCATCCGGCTTTCCTCGGCTTGCGCGAAGATAAAAAGCCGCAGGATTGCCGTAAAGAAGAGCCCGTACCGATCGTGCTGCCCGCGCTCGAACCAGCCGGAGAAGGCGATCCTTCGGCGGCCTCAGACATCAAACAGGTGCGCCTCACGAATCTAAAAAAAGTCTTTTGGTTGAAGGGAAAATACACCAAAGGCGACCTCATCGAATACTACCGCGCTATCTCGCCGCACTTGCTGCTCTATCTAAAAGACCGGCCGTTGGTGATGACGCGCTACCCCGACGGCATCGACGGCAAATCTTTCTTTCAAAAAGACGCCCCGGACTTCGTCCCCGGCTGGATTCGTCGCGTAAAGATTTATTCCAAGGACACCGAGCGCGACATCAACTACATCATCGTCAACGACGTCGAGACACTGCTTTACATAGCCAACATGGGCACCATCCCGCTCCATCTGTGGAGCTCGCGTGTGGAATCACTGGAACGGCCCGACTGGCTGGTGATGGACCTCGACCCTAAAGGCGCGCCTTTCGAGCATGTCGTGCAAGTCGCGTTGGCGCTGCACGAAATCTTGGAAGGGCTGCGCATCGATAATTTCATCAAAACCTCCGGCGCCAGCGGTATGCACATCTTGATCCCCCTCGGCGCGCGCTACACCCACGAGCAGGCGAAAAATTTTGCCCGGCTGCTCGCCGTGCTCGGTAACGAAGCAACGTCTGACATTTCAACCATCGCGCGCCCGCTGGCCGCGCGCGGCGGCAAAGTCTACATCGACTTCGGCCAAAACGGTTGCGGCGTCACCATCGCCGGCCCATTCAGCGCTCGCCCCGTGCCCGGCGCGACGGTCTCCTGTCCGCTCGAATGGCACGAGGTGAATAGCAAGCTGCACCCGTCGCAATTTACGATTAAGAACACGCCGGCGCGCTTCGAAAAAATGGCCGATCCGCTAGCGCCGGTGTTGCAAAAAGCGATAGACCTGGAAGCGGCGTTGGGGAGAATCGAAAAAAGAATTTCTCACCACGAAGGCACGAAGGACACGAAGGGAAGAGAAAGGAGATAG